The following DNA comes from Quercus robur chromosome 1, dhQueRobu3.1, whole genome shotgun sequence.
GATTTTACAACTTGTTGATATGTGCAACTGTAACCAGTGGATACTTGTTACTCATATAGACTTTACCATTTTTTTGTTAACTACTCACAATCACATAAgtcaacaaattataaaattgagtaTGCagttaaatgtttttaaaaaaaaaaaatatttcctaaatcaATGACCCTCAGCCCTTGCTTAACCTTTTCCccctaaaattatttattaaggGTCTTTCACTTTCTGATCACATTTCAGATTTCCACTAGtcaaaaagctaaaaaagtTTCAACTTGAAAATCATAGCTTGTGTACCCATTACCCACGTGTGCCTCCTCATCTTATAATAAGACACTTTTCTGGTTTGGCTTTGTGGACATTAGACTACAACTTTACAGTTACTCATTTCTCTTTTTAGAtcgccttttctttttttaggggtGGGGGGGATGATACTGTTTTAATGAATTAAACTctttacttttaaatttatttgtgtcaataTAAATGTATAATTGTGACAATCAATATCACCATCTCAATGTTGATTTTTATACTGCAAATCTAACACAAATACAcacaaaacaaggaaaaaaaaaaaaacagggggAGAGTTTTATTCAGCCTTCTTGATATAAAGGGAAACCTCACCAAAAAGGCGAAAACTCTTTGAAACCATTAGTTAACAAATAACACCAACTTataaaatgatgtttttgaGTGTATTGGTgccaaatttcttattattaagACCGAGTGTAGTTGTAATTATTTGAAGAAGGCAGAGTATAATTGTGTGAAACTAGGGGTTTTTTTATTGTCACACTTATGAAAGTGAAGTTTAAATTAGCACAATTAAATGTATGGAGTTACTTTGTCattggtataatttttttggctttttctcttctttttcataCGAACAACGTGAACTAAATGAACAAAGGCATCCCAACAATGAGGGTTCAACCCCACGGGAGCATCTTTTTCGTATAAATAACGTGAACTAATAAATGAACAAAGGCATCCCAACAATGAGGGTACAACTCCATGGGAGCAAGGTTGTCACCGTCAGCTAACTCTCACATGATACCAGGTGACATGAATATCATCCGGCATGCATTGAGAGCATATAGCCAGACTAGCTTCCAAGCAATCTGCAGTCAGCATGCCCATGACAAGAAATATTTACAATTTGCTTTTTTCATAGTTTGTACAAGTTGTGATTGTCTTATTGGTCCGTTACTTTTGCATAAGTCTATAACAGACCATTTTTATTGAATATCAATCGCAACATACCAATTACCAACTcaacaatttaaaatatatatatagatgtttgTGCCACTAGTAATTGTTTCCAAATTTCTAGTTgtttagaataaaataatttctccagAGAACCgaatttcttctctcttttccttgttTCAGGGGGGAAAAAACATGCACAAATATAGATATTTCAGCAAACTGTTACATGTAAAGGACAGACAGACCCATCAAAAAAGTACAAGTAAATGAAATCTATACCACCCCAGGCTGAAAGGAAAAGGAGAGCTACCTAAAGTCATGCAACAGCACATGCATCCCTATTTTCCAAGCTGTTTCCAAATGTTACAAACATATGTGTAAAGACAAACAATATTGTGACATTCTTTCATGATACAAGCTCATCAGGACATCCTCAACAGAAAGCTGAATTTTAGAATGCATTAGCCAAAATATGAACTGTACAGTTATTGGACAAATATACGTATGTGCTCAAGATTTTTAGATTGACACCAAACCACATCGCAAAGGTATTTTTAGTCAAGATCATAGATTGACACCAAACCACCTTGCAATGGTATTTTTAGTAGAATGAGAAGCAGCTGTTGTTAAATTCTGCTATTCCATTTTCAAGCATAAAGAGGGGAAGCAGAGGGCCGAGGGTAAGCAGCTGGTATCCTTCCCCTATGAGCATCATCTGCACTTCGTCTTCGAACCCTGGCTCCATTACTCAAATTGCTCTGAGGAACTCTAGTGTCGTTTGATTCCTGTAGCTGCTCCAATGCTGTTACAACCTCATCCATGGTCGGCCTGAACTTGGCTTCCATGGATAAGCATCGTAATGCAAGGGTTGCTGCCTTATAGGCTCCATCCATTGTATATTGGCCTTCAAGACGGTTGTCAAGGATTCTGAAGATCTTACGTTTGTTTGCCAGATAGGGTTTAGCCCATTCCACCAGATTGTGCTCTCCAGATGGTCGATTCTTATCAACTGCTCTCCGGCCAGACAACATTTCTAATAGGACAACCCCATAACTATATACATCACTTCTTGTAGTAAGATGACCTATGGTCAGTAAAAGAATGAAGTGATTATCAGAAGGGCAAAAATACATTAATATTTGGGCAACAAAGAGTGGATAGCCAAAGCAACTAGCAAGGACTCTTGAGTTGAATTGTCTAGAAACACTGTCAATTTCCCAAAGAATATTAAAGGAACTTGAATTAATTGAGAACATAAGTGATGCAAAATGAACAATACCTGTGGCTAAATACTCTGGAGCAGCATATCCGTAGGTCCCCATAACCCTGGTAGAGACATGACTTTTATCACCTGTCGGTCCATCCTTGGCCAACCCAAAATCAGAAAGCTTTGCATTGTAGCTCTGTGATTCCATCAGAAAAGAGTTTTTAGAATCAAACAGGTAAAAAGTTTCCCCTGAACCCATCACAAGTGTGAAGTGACCATATcataaaagtaaagaagacctaCTTCACAAGTCACATACCGAATCAAGAAGAATATTAGAAGTCTTGAAATCTCGATATATCACTTTTGTTTCAGCACTATGCAGAAAAGCAAGCCCCTTTGCAGCACCGAGAGCCACTTTCAAGCGGAGGCTCCAAGAAAGAGGTTGGAAATAAGAACCTCCTGGTGCAGCCACAATTATAAACTTTGTCAATTACATAACATAATCAAACCATTTTAATTCAATTGTGTGAAGATATGTGATGGAATAACTCACTCCTGAATAAATGATTTTCCAAGCTGCCTCGAGGCATGAACTCATACACCAGTAGTCGGTGTTCATCTTCCAAGCAATATCCAATCAACTTCACAAGATGAGGATGAGAAAGCTGTCCCAGATAATTCACTTCTGCCTGTAGGATCAGAGAAATCAAAAGACAGTAAATCTGTGCACTTCAAGATAGGCATGTTGTGTGccacaaatataaaatgaacTACTGAAAGATTCCCCAGTGGGAATGTCAAGTAGGCAAGTTATGGTTTGAGTTTCCTCCTCCCCTTTCCTTGGGGCCAGTCAATCAATTatgcacgcacacacacacacaaaaaaaatggcATCCAAGTTCCATCCTGTAAGATCACTTGTGGACATCTAAAGACACCAGCATATACAATCTCATGTGCCCCATTCTCTTTGAGCTAAAAGGAGGGTAGAATTTAACTCACCAACCACTCCTTATGACCTTGGAAACTTTCTTGATTAAGCCTTTTCACAGCTATAATAATGCCAGTCCCAGGCTTGGCTGCAGCAAATGTATTCTCATCAATCCATCCCTTAAAAACTGAACCAAAACCACCTTCCCCTAACACACTATCAGGACGGAAATTCCTGGTGGACGTTTTGAGTTCGGCAAAACTAAAGCTCTTCACATTGGTCGCCTGCAAGATCTCACCCTCACTCCGAGGAGTCTGAGGCACTGAAAATGATGAGACCTTGCTACTCGTACTGCTAAAATCATTCCCATCCGTGCtaacatattttgaatttgcCCCTGCACAAGTCAATGCATAATCTCTACATGAATCAATTATCATGGCATGTAGCACagtaaatttttcatttttcaccaTACTCAATCCCcagaattttattttgataaaagaaaaaaacaagcgTGAAGTCCAGAAAACATTTGACCTCAGTAGCCCCCTTATCATTGctcaattttgtaaaaaaaataacaatagaaGAGCCACCTATAACTATAGAAAAGTCCAGTAAGCACTTTTCTTTGTTGTTGCAATGAAGCCTAAGAGAGAGGCCATTAAAGGAATGCACACATTGATTTCCCTATCTAATTTTAGTAAagcattaataatttaattcagCAGTATAGTCAGGCTGActgcaaaataaaaacaactacATAAGATTTCAAATTCCCATTTCTAGGTGAATTATTTGCAACAGAACAACTACTGACGTGTCGACTGTCGAGTGTCGACTATATCCAGATTTGCATCATACTTATCAACATACAATACAAAATGAGGTTATTGTTGCCAACAAACCACACCTACTAAGGAAGAGGAACAAGCAAACTGTCAAACAAATGACAATTTCCAGCTATGCAACACTCCCAACTACAGGAAAAATCCACCTCACCTAACCAGaacctcaaaaaaaattaccaaaaaaaaaattcaccacgAAATTAAATTTCAGGGAAGTGAAAGAAATGAAACCCAGAAATTTTCTGGACCACCAGATTATGCAAGTCatttgcagagagagagagagagagagagagagaaagtaaaaTCTTAGTACCTGTGGTACATGGGCTCTCAGCTTTAATCCGAGCACTCAAGCAAACCCCCATGAAAACTAACTACCCTTTTGATTTTCCTTCCTGCAGATCACCCCAAAAAAGAATTAGACACTTGGCTAAGCTGCATAAAACTTAGAAAGAACCAAACTTGAACAGTTAAAGAAGACAGATCTAAGTGTAAAGACACAAGCTTTACTACAAAAAAGCTAGGCCTAATCCAATGGAAAAATTAAGCCTCTCCAATCGATTGCTTTTGACTGCaacttgaatttttaaaaaaacacagacacacataaacacaaatccaccaaaaaaacacaaagaattCAAATATCCACCTCTTTTAAGTGAAGCCTTTGCCACTTTTTACAGAGACAGAGATGGTTTCAAAACTAAGTTTGGTGGCTGAGaagcttttagagagagagcttgaaGGAAGTTTCAAGCTAAAACGTGGCTTTGACTGGTGTACATATAAGAGAGAGGCAGAGGCAGAGGCAGAGGCAGAGGGATGAGAAGGTGGGGGTGACTTGCATTAATGGCGGGCTGGTCCCTCTCTTTAGTTGATTAGCTCAACGTTTTTATACGCTGT
Coding sequences within:
- the LOC126730039 gene encoding probable serine/threonine-protein kinase PBL10 — protein: MGVCLSARIKAESPCTTGANSKYVSTDGNDFSSTSSKVSSFSVPQTPRSEGEILQATNVKSFSFAELKTSTRNFRPDSVLGEGGFGSVFKGWIDENTFAAAKPGTGIIIAVKRLNQESFQGHKEWLAEVNYLGQLSHPHLVKLIGYCLEDEHRLLVYEFMPRGSLENHLFRRGSYFQPLSWSLRLKVALGAAKGLAFLHSAETKVIYRDFKTSNILLDSSYNAKLSDFGLAKDGPTGDKSHVSTRVMGTYGYAAPEYLATGHLTTRSDVYSYGVVLLEMLSGRRAVDKNRPSGEHNLVEWAKPYLANKRKIFRILDNRLEGQYTMDGAYKAATLALRCLSMEAKFRPTMDEVVTALEQLQESNDTRVPQSNLSNGARVRRRSADDAHRGRIPAAYPRPSASPLYA